Proteins from one Pontibacter korlensis genomic window:
- the rpmA gene encoding 50S ribosomal protein L27, with translation MAHKKGVGSSNNGRESHSKRLGVKIYGGQDIIAGNIIVRQRGTAHHPSTNVGIGKDHTLFALVDGTVQFRKGKKNRSYVSVVPKVEAEA, from the coding sequence ATGGCACACAAAAAAGGCGTTGGTAGTTCCAATAACGGCCGCGAATCGCATTCTAAACGACTTGGTGTTAAGATTTACGGTGGCCAGGACATTATTGCAGGTAACATCATTGTAAGACAAAGAGGTACTGCGCACCACCCAAGCACAAACGTAGGTATAGGCAAAGACCATACTCTGTTTGCACTGGTTGATGGTACTGTACAGTTCAGAAAAGGTAAGAAAAACCGTTCTTACGTTTCTGTAGTTCCTAAAGTAGAGGCAGAAGCTTAA
- the rplU gene encoding 50S ribosomal protein L21 — protein sequence MYAIVEIAGQQTKVESGKFIYANKLSGNEGDAVEFANVLLTDDNGTITVGAPFVDGVKVTGKILGDVKADKVLVFKKKRRKGYKKSRGHRQQYTKVLIENIG from the coding sequence ATGTACGCAATTGTAGAAATCGCAGGTCAACAGACCAAAGTAGAGAGCGGTAAGTTCATCTACGCTAACAAGCTTTCCGGCAATGAAGGTGACGCCGTTGAGTTCGCCAATGTTCTTCTAACTGATGACAACGGTACAATCACTGTTGGCGCTCCTTTTGTGGATGGTGTTAAGGTAACTGGCAAAATCCTAGGAGACGTTAAAGCTGACAAAGTGCTTGTTTTCAAGAAGAAGAGAAGAAAAGGGTATAAGAAGTCTCGCGGCCACCGCCAGCAGTATACCAAGGTTCTTATCGAAAACATTGGTTAA
- a CDS encoding ribonucleoside-diphosphate reductase small subunit — protein MEPILQENPNRFVLFPIQHDEVWQMYKKAEASFWTAEEIDLGQDLKDWENLNDGERHFISHVLAFFAASDGIVNENLAVNFMNEVQIPEARCFYGFQIMMENIHAETYSLLIDTYVKKQSEKDFLFNALDNVPAVKRKGEWALKWIESENFTERLIAFAAVEGIFFSGSFCSIFWLKKRGLMPGLTFSNELISRDEGLHCDFACLLYSMLQNKLPEERVHDIIRDAVSIEQEFVTDALPVDLIGMNAKLMSQYIEFVADRLLSELGYSKIYGSTNPFDFMEMISLQGKTNFFEKRVGEYQKAGVLGDKDKNVFSLDEDF, from the coding sequence ATGGAGCCAATACTGCAAGAGAACCCTAACCGCTTTGTACTGTTCCCTATACAGCATGACGAGGTGTGGCAGATGTATAAGAAGGCAGAAGCCAGCTTTTGGACAGCCGAGGAAATTGACCTGGGCCAGGACCTGAAAGACTGGGAAAACCTGAACGACGGCGAGCGCCATTTCATTAGCCACGTACTGGCTTTCTTCGCTGCCTCCGACGGCATCGTGAACGAGAACCTGGCCGTGAACTTCATGAATGAGGTACAGATACCAGAGGCTCGTTGCTTTTATGGTTTCCAAATCATGATGGAGAATATCCATGCAGAAACATACTCTCTCCTGATCGACACTTATGTAAAGAAGCAGTCGGAGAAAGATTTCTTGTTTAACGCCCTGGATAACGTACCAGCCGTGAAGCGTAAAGGCGAATGGGCGCTTAAGTGGATTGAGAGCGAGAACTTTACCGAGCGTTTGATCGCCTTTGCAGCTGTAGAAGGCATTTTCTTCTCTGGCTCTTTCTGCTCTATCTTCTGGCTGAAGAAGCGCGGCCTTATGCCAGGCCTTACCTTCTCAAATGAGCTAATCTCCAGAGATGAAGGCCTGCACTGCGATTTTGCTTGCTTACTATACTCTATGCTGCAGAACAAACTGCCAGAGGAGCGCGTGCACGATATTATTCGTGATGCGGTAAGTATAGAGCAGGAGTTCGTAACCGATGCGCTACCAGTAGACCTGATCGGCATGAACGCTAAGCTGATGAGCCAGTACATCGAATTTGTGGCTGACCGCCTGTTAAGTGAGCTTGGTTATAGTAAGATCTATGGCTCCACAAATCCATTCGACTTTATGGAAATGATCTCGCTGCAGGGCAAGACAAACTTCTTCGAAAAGCGTGTGGGCGAGTACCAGAAAGCTGGCGTACTGGGCGACAAAGACAAAAATGTTTTCTCGCTGGACGAAGACTTTTAA
- a CDS encoding ribonucleoside-diphosphate reductase subunit alpha has product MLVVKRDGRRESVKFDKITARIEKLCYGLHMDYVSPIEVAKKVIDGIYDGVTTVELDNLAAETAASLTTKHPDYAVLAARVAISNLHKVTSKSFSNTMKRLYTYTDPKTGENASLIAKDVYEIIRKNAALLDSTIIYDRDYNYDYFGYKTLERSYLLRLDGKIVERPQHMLMRVAVGIHKEDIESAIETYNLMSEKWFTHATPTLFNAGTPKPQLSSCFLLTMQDDSIPGIYDTLKQCAQISQSAGGIGLSIHNVRATGSYIKGTNGTSNGIIPMLKVFNDTARYVDQGGGKRKGAFAIYLEPWHADIFDFLELKKNHGKEENRARDLFYALWTPDLFMKRVEENGDWSLFCPNEAPGLSECWGKDFERLYEKYEREGRARKTVKAQELWFHILESQIETGTPYMLYKDHANRKSNQQNLGTIKSSNLCTEIMEYTSKDEIAVCNLASLALPRFVKEDQNGNKTFDHQKLFDVTYHATVNLNKVIDINYYPVQEAQNSNLRHRPIGLGVQGLADTFIHLRMPFESEEAKGLNKDIFETIYFAAMTASKDLAKKQGPYETFKGSPLSEGKFQFDLWGVTPESGRWDWESLRQDVVKHGVRNSLLVAPMPTASTAQILGNNESFEPYTSNIYLRRVLSGEFMVVNKHLLRDLIALGIWNDKMKNDIIAANGSVQDIPNIPQHIKDLYKTVWEISQRAVIDMSADRGAFICQSQSLNLHVQNVNFGKLTSMHFHAWKKGLKTGMYYLRTKSAVDAIKFTVEKQAAETLSPVYSNQDQNRSDMACSLDNPDACEACGS; this is encoded by the coding sequence ATGTTAGTAGTTAAACGAGACGGCAGACGCGAATCCGTCAAATTCGACAAGATTACCGCACGCATTGAAAAGCTGTGCTATGGTTTACACATGGATTATGTGTCGCCGATTGAGGTGGCTAAAAAGGTGATCGACGGCATCTACGATGGCGTGACCACCGTAGAGCTTGACAATCTGGCTGCCGAGACAGCTGCGTCGCTTACCACCAAACATCCGGATTACGCGGTGCTGGCTGCACGTGTAGCTATCTCTAACCTGCACAAGGTTACGAGCAAGTCTTTCTCCAACACCATGAAGCGCCTGTATACTTATACAGACCCTAAAACGGGAGAGAATGCATCGCTGATCGCCAAGGATGTATATGAGATCATCCGTAAGAATGCGGCCCTGCTCGACTCTACCATCATCTACGACCGCGATTACAACTACGATTACTTCGGTTACAAAACACTGGAGCGCTCTTACCTCCTTCGCCTGGATGGCAAGATTGTGGAGCGCCCACAGCATATGTTAATGCGTGTGGCCGTGGGTATCCATAAGGAGGACATCGAATCTGCCATCGAGACTTATAATCTCATGTCAGAGAAATGGTTTACGCACGCCACGCCAACATTATTTAACGCCGGCACGCCAAAACCACAGCTTTCTTCGTGCTTCCTGCTAACCATGCAGGACGACAGCATTCCGGGCATCTACGATACCCTGAAGCAGTGCGCGCAGATCTCGCAGAGCGCCGGCGGTATTGGCCTGAGCATCCACAATGTGCGTGCTACCGGTTCCTACATCAAAGGCACCAACGGTACTTCCAACGGTATCATCCCAATGCTGAAGGTGTTTAACGACACAGCCCGCTATGTAGACCAGGGTGGTGGCAAGCGTAAAGGCGCTTTCGCTATTTACCTGGAGCCATGGCATGCGGATATCTTTGACTTCCTGGAGCTGAAGAAGAACCATGGTAAGGAAGAAAACCGTGCCCGTGACTTGTTCTATGCCCTCTGGACACCAGACCTGTTCATGAAGCGCGTGGAAGAGAACGGCGACTGGAGCCTGTTCTGCCCGAACGAAGCACCAGGCCTGAGCGAGTGCTGGGGTAAAGACTTTGAGCGCCTGTACGAGAAGTATGAGCGTGAAGGCCGCGCCCGCAAAACAGTAAAAGCACAGGAACTGTGGTTCCACATACTGGAGTCTCAGATCGAGACGGGTACACCATACATGCTGTATAAGGACCACGCAAACCGCAAGTCTAACCAGCAGAACCTGGGCACCATCAAGTCTTCGAACCTGTGTACTGAGATTATGGAGTACACCAGCAAAGACGAAATTGCTGTATGTAACCTGGCATCTCTGGCACTGCCTCGCTTCGTGAAGGAAGATCAGAACGGTAACAAGACCTTCGACCACCAGAAGTTGTTTGATGTAACCTACCATGCAACTGTTAACCTGAACAAGGTTATCGATATAAACTACTACCCTGTACAGGAGGCCCAGAATTCTAACCTGCGCCACCGCCCAATTGGTTTGGGTGTACAAGGCCTGGCTGATACCTTTATTCACCTGCGCATGCCATTCGAAAGCGAAGAGGCAAAAGGCTTGAACAAGGATATCTTCGAGACCATCTACTTCGCTGCCATGACGGCTTCTAAAGACCTGGCGAAGAAGCAGGGACCATACGAGACATTTAAAGGTTCTCCACTTTCAGAGGGTAAATTCCAGTTCGACCTATGGGGCGTAACACCAGAGAGCGGCCGCTGGGATTGGGAAAGCCTGCGCCAGGACGTAGTGAAGCACGGTGTGCGTAACTCGCTGCTGGTAGCGCCTATGCCTACTGCCTCTACTGCACAGATTCTGGGTAACAACGAATCGTTTGAGCCTTATACCTCTAACATATACCTGCGCCGCGTACTGTCTGGCGAGTTCATGGTAGTGAACAAGCACCTGCTGCGTGACCTGATTGCGCTAGGTATCTGGAACGATAAGATGAAGAACGACATCATCGCGGCCAACGGTTCTGTTCAGGATATCCCGAACATCCCGCAGCACATCAAAGACCTGTACAAGACAGTATGGGAGATCAGCCAGCGTGCTGTAATTGATATGAGTGCTGACCGTGGTGCCTTTATCTGCCAGAGCCAGTCACTGAACCTGCACGTGCAGAACGTGAACTTCGGTAAGCTGACTTCGATGCACTTCCACGCCTGGAAGAAAGGCCTGAAAACAGGTATGTACTACCTGCGCACCAAGTCTGCTGTAGACGCGATTAAGTTTACGGTAGAGAAACAAGCCGCCGAAACCCTTTCGCCGGTATACAGCAACCAAGACCAGAACCGCAGCGACATGGCTTGCTCGCTAGACAACCCAGACGCTTGCGAAGCTTGCGGATCGTAA
- a CDS encoding OmpA family protein, with protein sequence MKKTTLLIFIGVGMLGACNNPDGGVEKDTMANVTADSAVVYDDERGQVEADAVEIIDVDEGFWVNIDWNSPVADDPEMKNAGVEMRSSNEYNIYRMEDKILFDTDKAQIRPEGKEKLQQIAEELKSLPPNGPIRVFGHADARAGEEYNVELSRERANAVKDWLRNEGGIASNRLSIEAMGEDAPRASNDTERGRQLNRRVAIVAVTRPQQ encoded by the coding sequence ATGAAAAAGACTACTTTATTGATATTTATAGGAGTTGGGATGTTAGGTGCATGTAATAATCCGGACGGAGGCGTGGAGAAAGATACTATGGCCAATGTTACAGCCGACTCCGCTGTAGTATATGACGATGAGCGGGGGCAAGTAGAGGCCGACGCAGTAGAAATTATTGATGTTGATGAAGGCTTCTGGGTGAACATAGACTGGAACTCACCTGTCGCTGACGACCCTGAGATGAAGAACGCTGGAGTAGAGATGCGCTCTAGCAACGAATACAACATCTACAGAATGGAAGACAAGATACTTTTTGATACTGACAAAGCTCAGATACGCCCGGAAGGCAAAGAAAAGCTGCAGCAGATTGCAGAAGAGCTAAAGAGCCTGCCACCTAACGGGCCAATCCGTGTTTTCGGGCATGCCGATGCACGTGCTGGCGAAGAGTACAATGTAGAGCTCTCAAGGGAGCGGGCCAATGCAGTAAAAGATTGGCTTCGGAACGAAGGAGGCATAGCATCTAACCGCTTGTCTATAGAAGCGATGGGCGAAGATGCACCACGAGCCAGTAACGATACAGAGAGAGGCCGACAGCTAAACCGCCGTGTAGCTATTGTAGCCGTAACACGGCCGCAACAATAG
- a CDS encoding FAD-dependent oxidoreductase, with translation MAADHITQALWSATTPFRTYPQLSGDIEVDVAIVGAGITGISTAYNLARAGQRVAVLEALKVGSGTTGSSTGNLYAPVDERLYNVESKHNEETLKAVASSRSTAVDFIEQRVQEYNIDCEFKRVPWYLFSEPGNDLMAQVERERRAAEKAGLPVTDQAPAGFPFKVESITNIANQAQFNPLKYVQGLAAAIEGENCRIFEGTKVTNVEDGEPCVVHTEQGKVTAKHVVMATHSPKGIYAVHTAMEPYREYAMAVRLKGEVPAGGVYWHVQQMQHYSVRPYSNEQGNYLLVLGEAHKVGHQEHNEENFLKLEQYLTERFDVDHIVYKWAAQNYKPADVLPYIGTSPMQDHTYIATGFAADGLTWGTVAGMIITDAILEKENPWATFFDPKRFTPIASAPKFAKENISVATHLVKDWLFYGEAEQLKDIKPGEGKTIEIDDEKLAAYRDDEGKLHVVSSVCTHMGCIVHFNNAEKSWDCPCHGSRFSVEGEVLEGPAYYNLAKPDATKND, from the coding sequence ATGGCAGCAGATCACATTACACAAGCATTATGGAGCGCAACCACTCCCTTCAGAACATATCCGCAACTCTCAGGCGACATAGAGGTAGACGTAGCCATAGTAGGTGCAGGCATAACCGGCATTAGCACTGCCTACAACTTAGCCAGGGCGGGCCAACGCGTAGCGGTGCTGGAAGCCTTGAAAGTAGGATCTGGCACCACCGGCTCCTCAACCGGCAACCTGTACGCACCTGTAGACGAGCGCTTGTACAATGTGGAATCGAAGCACAACGAAGAAACGCTGAAGGCAGTGGCATCTTCGCGCAGTACCGCTGTAGACTTTATTGAGCAGCGGGTACAGGAGTATAACATAGACTGCGAGTTTAAGCGGGTGCCCTGGTACCTGTTTTCAGAGCCAGGCAACGACCTGATGGCACAAGTGGAGCGTGAGCGGAGAGCCGCTGAGAAAGCTGGTCTACCCGTCACTGACCAGGCTCCTGCCGGATTCCCGTTCAAAGTAGAGTCTATAACAAACATAGCTAACCAGGCACAGTTTAACCCGCTAAAGTATGTACAGGGGCTGGCTGCTGCCATTGAAGGAGAAAACTGCCGTATTTTTGAAGGCACCAAGGTAACAAACGTAGAGGATGGAGAGCCTTGTGTGGTACATACAGAGCAGGGCAAAGTAACGGCTAAACATGTGGTAATGGCTACGCACTCACCTAAAGGTATCTACGCCGTGCACACAGCCATGGAGCCGTACCGGGAGTATGCTATGGCGGTCCGCCTGAAGGGAGAGGTCCCGGCAGGGGGCGTATACTGGCATGTGCAGCAGATGCAGCACTACTCTGTTCGCCCGTACAGCAACGAGCAAGGCAACTATTTGCTGGTACTAGGGGAGGCGCACAAGGTAGGACACCAGGAGCACAACGAAGAGAACTTCCTGAAGCTGGAGCAATACCTGACGGAGCGATTCGATGTAGACCATATTGTGTATAAATGGGCGGCCCAGAATTATAAGCCAGCTGATGTACTGCCTTACATTGGCACCAGCCCTATGCAGGACCATACTTACATCGCCACTGGTTTTGCTGCCGATGGCCTTACCTGGGGCACTGTGGCAGGCATGATTATTACTGATGCCATACTTGAGAAAGAAAACCCATGGGCTACCTTCTTCGATCCAAAGCGTTTTACCCCTATAGCCTCCGCGCCTAAGTTTGCCAAGGAGAACATTAGCGTGGCTACACACCTGGTAAAAGACTGGCTCTTCTACGGCGAAGCTGAACAGCTAAAAGATATCAAGCCTGGCGAGGGCAAAACCATAGAGATAGACGACGAGAAGCTGGCCGCCTACCGCGACGACGAAGGCAAACTACATGTAGTGTCGTCGGTGTGCACCCACATGGGTTGTATTGTTCACTTCAACAACGCTGAGAAAAGTTGGGATTGCCCATGCCACGGCAGCCGTTTTTCAGTAGAAGGGGAGGTGCTGGAAGGACCTGCTTATTACAATTTGGCTAAGCCTGATGCCACTAAAAACGATTGA
- a CDS encoding T9SS type A sorting domain-containing protein, giving the protein MKQLYTLISFLLLLAFSVQAQEVTLYEQNFNSTTPEIQTATWVVDTQYPNGTTGGAYFRTRVSTSISNIKQFTVTKTVSTIGMVGLMATWKEYRTQNWRHNDANRTILRERQNGHSTKIDNINPIVLEYSLDGVNFSSKGINFTQNTSNFFTWASVNKGQPIFLPWDLMNQEKVYFRWTITVNAANADYYALDDIRIWGESDQEMGTLPVELVYFKGAVQGNNAKLSWATEQELDNEKFVVERSLDGQSFSKIGEVKGNGNSVTRLYYSFTDTNPVEGTSYYRLRQIDFSGAEEVSNVIALQFMGRQRSLNGDLAKVYPTIATDEVNVSLALNNAQVTVMDANGRQVAQYSNAGHHLVLPVSQLQRGMYFVTVTDGAQRQTQRFVKQ; this is encoded by the coding sequence GTGAAACAACTTTACACCCTTATCTCCTTTTTGCTTTTATTGGCTTTTTCTGTGCAGGCACAGGAGGTTACGCTTTACGAGCAAAATTTCAATTCTACAACACCAGAAATACAAACCGCAACCTGGGTTGTAGATACACAATATCCAAACGGTACTACCGGAGGTGCTTATTTCAGAACAAGAGTTTCTACATCTATCAGCAACATTAAGCAATTCACCGTTACCAAGACAGTTTCTACTATAGGTATGGTTGGTTTGATGGCTACCTGGAAGGAGTACAGAACGCAGAACTGGCGCCACAACGATGCTAATCGTACAATCCTTAGAGAGAGACAAAACGGCCACTCTACTAAAATAGATAACATCAACCCTATCGTACTAGAGTATAGCCTTGATGGAGTTAACTTCTCTTCTAAAGGCATCAATTTCACCCAGAACACGAGCAATTTCTTTACTTGGGCATCTGTTAACAAAGGTCAGCCAATCTTCCTGCCTTGGGATCTAATGAACCAGGAGAAGGTTTACTTCAGATGGACAATCACCGTTAATGCCGCCAATGCAGACTACTACGCTTTGGATGATATCAGAATCTGGGGCGAAAGCGACCAGGAGATGGGAACGCTGCCAGTAGAGCTGGTTTACTTTAAAGGTGCGGTACAGGGTAACAATGCTAAGCTGAGCTGGGCTACAGAACAGGAGCTAGACAACGAGAAGTTTGTGGTAGAGCGCAGCCTGGATGGCCAGAGCTTCAGCAAAATTGGTGAGGTAAAAGGCAACGGCAACAGCGTAACCCGCCTGTACTATAGCTTTACAGATACTAACCCGGTTGAGGGAACAAGCTACTACCGCCTGCGCCAGATAGACTTCAGCGGTGCTGAAGAAGTTTCTAATGTAATAGCCCTGCAGTTTATGGGCCGCCAGCGTTCGCTGAACGGTGACCTGGCTAAGGTATATCCTACCATTGCTACGGATGAGGTAAACGTTAGCCTTGCCCTGAACAATGCACAGGTAACAGTGATGGACGCTAACGGCCGCCAGGTGGCACAATACAGCAATGCAGGTCATCATCTTGTGTTGCCAGTGAGCCAGCTACAGCGCGGTATGTACTTCGTGACAGTTACAGACGGCGCGCAGCGCCAGACACAACGTTTCGTGAAGCAGTAA
- a CDS encoding Hsp20/alpha crystallin family protein → MKLIKDKEFLRNIAHQIDLLNTLGGGVSETYVDIKKYKKGAVINVWAAGVSPESFKVVLHNNQLTLFSVLHNEENPQMAAPMFNRTFILPPQVDLGRIEAVHEDGQLQVRLPYYEGINQPREIQIKQQ, encoded by the coding sequence ATGAAATTGATAAAGGATAAAGAGTTTTTAAGAAACATTGCACACCAGATTGACCTGCTGAACACGCTTGGCGGTGGCGTGAGCGAGACATATGTGGATATAAAGAAGTATAAGAAAGGCGCTGTAATTAATGTTTGGGCTGCCGGTGTAAGCCCAGAGTCATTCAAGGTAGTGCTGCACAATAACCAGCTTACCTTATTTTCAGTGCTGCACAACGAAGAAAACCCACAGATGGCTGCCCCAATGTTCAACAGAACATTTATACTGCCTCCGCAGGTTGACCTGGGCCGTATAGAGGCCGTGCATGAAGATGGACAGCTACAGGTAAGGCTGCCATACTACGAGGGTATCAATCAGCCTCGTGAGATCCAGATTAAGCAACAATAA
- a CDS encoding MmcQ/YjbR family DNA-binding protein, translating to MTIENLQELCRQLPGVTESIKWEHDLCFCVGDKMFLIAGLDQTPTSASFKASPEEFDELSSCPGFSPAPYLARYKWVAVDDLNRLKPQEWEQYILASYRMVAQKLPRKVQKELGLEV from the coding sequence ATGACAATTGAGAACTTACAGGAGTTATGCCGGCAGCTGCCTGGTGTAACTGAAAGTATAAAGTGGGAGCACGACTTGTGCTTCTGCGTAGGCGACAAGATGTTTCTGATAGCAGGTCTTGATCAAACGCCTACCTCTGCTTCTTTTAAAGCTAGTCCGGAGGAGTTTGATGAGTTAAGCAGCTGCCCTGGTTTTAGCCCTGCTCCTTACCTGGCGCGGTACAAGTGGGTAGCAGTAGACGATCTGAATCGCTTGAAGCCACAGGAGTGGGAGCAGTATATTCTGGCCTCGTACAGAATGGTGGCACAAAAGCTGCCGAGAAAAGTGCAGAAGGAGCTGGGCCTGGAAGTATAA
- a CDS encoding alpha/beta fold hydrolase, translating into MENLLLLHGALGSSTTMEPLKQALQDTFLVHTLDFSGHGGKPLPQEPFTMHLFVQDILQFLEQEQISSTHIFGYSMGGYAALILAMHHPECIRSIYTLATKFAWSEEAAQKEIKLLNPTKVEEKVPAFAAALANRHTPQDWKQVMHHTAGMMLQLGQSPILSTETLPKVQLPVRVAVGDRDNMVSVEETLWAYRLLPDARLQVQPNTRHPLEALPVCELSQQIRQFIGQLTVYPSVTH; encoded by the coding sequence ATGGAAAACCTACTGCTATTACACGGAGCATTAGGCTCATCAACTACAATGGAGCCGCTGAAACAGGCTCTACAAGATACCTTTCTAGTACATACCCTGGACTTTTCAGGCCACGGAGGTAAGCCCTTACCGCAGGAGCCTTTTACCATGCATCTGTTTGTACAGGACATTCTGCAGTTTCTGGAGCAGGAGCAGATCAGTAGCACGCATATCTTTGGCTACAGCATGGGCGGGTATGCCGCGCTAATCTTAGCCATGCACCACCCTGAGTGCATCCGCAGCATTTATACCTTAGCTACTAAGTTTGCCTGGTCCGAAGAAGCTGCGCAGAAGGAAATCAAATTGCTGAACCCAACGAAAGTGGAGGAGAAGGTACCAGCCTTTGCCGCTGCACTAGCCAATCGCCATACTCCGCAGGACTGGAAACAGGTAATGCACCATACAGCTGGCATGATGCTCCAGCTTGGCCAAAGCCCTATCCTCTCAACCGAAACACTTCCAAAGGTACAGCTCCCCGTGCGGGTAGCAGTAGGAGATCGGGACAATATGGTATCTGTAGAGGAAACGCTCTGGGCTTACCGCTTATTACCTGATGCGCGCCTGCAGGTGCAGCCCAACACACGCCATCCTCTTGAGGCACTCCCGGTTTGCGAATTAAGCCAGCAGATAAGGCAATTCATCGGGCAACTAACCGTTTACCCTTCAGTAACACATTAG
- a CDS encoding septal ring lytic transglycosylase RlpA family protein has translation MLSFLPFSFKSAFYRLTKATVAAATAALCLSSCASSAPGFGEKGYTEEGKASYYARKFQGRKMANGEEYRRGKMTAAHKTLPFGTKVKVTNLQTHKTVKVEITDRGPFVRGRVVDLSEAAAKRVDMMKAGVVPVRVKVVKSAKSK, from the coding sequence ATGCTTTCTTTTTTACCCTTTTCATTCAAATCTGCATTTTACCGCCTGACCAAAGCCACAGTTGCCGCTGCCACAGCAGCACTTTGCCTCAGTTCCTGCGCCTCTTCTGCTCCTGGCTTTGGGGAGAAAGGATATACCGAAGAAGGCAAAGCTTCTTACTACGCCCGCAAGTTCCAAGGCCGGAAAATGGCTAATGGCGAGGAGTACCGCCGTGGTAAAATGACTGCCGCCCATAAAACGCTTCCTTTTGGCACCAAGGTAAAGGTTACAAACCTACAAACGCACAAAACGGTGAAGGTGGAGATTACCGACAGAGGCCCTTTTGTACGTGGCAGAGTTGTAGACTTATCAGAAGCCGCTGCCAAACGTGTAGATATGATGAAAGCGGGTGTGGTACCTGTCAGAGTGAAAGTAGTGAAGTCTGCAAAATCAAAATAG
- a CDS encoding ZIP family metal transporter — protein MTIAILALFFTVILSGFLVKVFPPTNAKWLKMALAFSGAYLFTITIIHLLPEVLLNSSSSPYRVGYWVLAGFFLQLVLELFSHGVEHGHIHHHGHTDSMPFLLLGSLFVHSFLEGSILVEHGHAHAHSGGYEHTSNNFYLVLLGITLHHIPAAFALMSVLLSRLENFRKAFLWLLVFAIGSPLGILVSNTLLTQEAADGLVFTALTGLVAGNFLHISTTILFETSPDHHFNRNKLFATLLGLVLALVSDFI, from the coding sequence ATGACCATAGCTATACTTGCGCTTTTCTTTACAGTAATATTATCCGGCTTTTTAGTAAAAGTGTTTCCGCCAACTAATGCTAAGTGGCTTAAAATGGCCCTGGCTTTTAGCGGAGCCTACCTATTTACAATTACCATTATTCATTTGCTGCCAGAGGTGTTGCTAAATAGTAGCAGTAGCCCCTATCGGGTAGGATACTGGGTTCTGGCAGGTTTCTTCTTACAGTTAGTGCTGGAGCTTTTCTCTCATGGTGTAGAGCATGGTCATATTCACCACCACGGGCACACCGACTCCATGCCGTTTCTATTGCTGGGCTCGCTGTTTGTACACTCCTTCCTGGAAGGAAGTATACTGGTAGAGCATGGGCACGCGCATGCACACAGTGGCGGATATGAGCACACGTCAAATAATTTTTACCTGGTACTACTCGGCATAACGTTGCACCATATACCTGCGGCTTTTGCCCTTATGTCGGTACTATTGTCGCGGCTGGAGAATTTCCGGAAGGCTTTTCTGTGGTTGTTGGTGTTTGCCATAGGTTCGCCACTGGGTATCCTGGTGAGTAATACGTTACTGACACAGGAAGCTGCAGACGGATTGGTTTTCACTGCCCTTACAGGATTGGTTGCAGGTAACTTTCTGCACATCTCCACTACCATACTATTCGAAACAAGCCCGGACCACCACTTTAACCGTAATAAGCTTTTTGCAACGCTGCTTGGCCTTGTACTCGCCCTGGTGAGTGACTTTATATAA